CAGCACCGGTCGGGCGGTCTTCCTCTCTGCCACCACCACCATGGTGGGCTTTGGGAGCCTGATGGTGGCGAGCCACCGGGGGATTTTCAGCCTTGGCTTCCTCTTGTCCGTCGGGGTGGGGAGCATCCTGCTAGCTTCGCTGACGGTGCTGCCGGCCCTGCTCTGGAGCTTTTACGGCATGAAGAAGACCGAGGCCGCGCGGGAGGTTCCTCAGGCGGTCCTGTATTCCAAGGGGTCCTGGCAGCCACCTAAAGGGGGGAAGCAATGATGAGCGATCCCACCCCACGGAGGCCACGCGTGATTTTCCGCATCTTCTGGCTCGGGATCCTTTGCCTGGGCGTTGCCCTTCCGGTTTCGCTTAGAGCGAGTGAAGGTCAGCCCGTGAATCGGGTGCGGGATACCCTGGAAACGGCCCTGCGCATTCTCAAAGATCCCGCCTTGCAGGGTCCAGAGAATGAAGCGGCACGAAAGCAGCAGGTTCGGCAGCTGATTGCCGACCGCTTTAACTACTTGGAAATGGCGGAGCGATCCCTGAATTCCCATTGGGGCGAACTGACCAGGAAGCAGCGCCAAGAATTCGTGAGCCTCTTCGGGGATCTCTTTGAACGCTCCTATAGCCGCATGATCCTGCATTCGCTCCCCGACCAGCGGATTACGTACACGGGAGAATCGATGAACGGGACACACGCCCTGGTCAACACGATTCTCGTGGATAAGCGAGGCGATCGCCTGCCGGTCGATTATCAACTCGAGCGGCGCAAAGGCCGCTGGGAGCTGTTCGATGTGGTCATCGACGGGGTGAGTATTGTCTCCAATTATCAGTCACAATTCAACAGGATCATCGAGACCACCTCGTTCGATTCGCTGGTGAAGAAAATGCGCGTCAAACAGCAGGAGGAATGATTCCGTCTTTTCACGTCACGAAGATCAGGGGGGGCGAATGCGACGGCCGTACGGATCGCTTCTCTTGGCAATGGCCCTGGGGATGCTCCTCCTTCCAATGCAGGGGTGGGCAGCGGGTGATGGCCCGGAGTCATCCAAGCAAGAGAGCGCAGCCGCCCCGGCTCGGCTGTTCGGATCCGGCAAGCAGGAAATTGCCATCACGGTCGGATACGCGTTTCCCTTACCCGTCGGAAACACGACCCCTGAGAT
The window above is part of the Candidatus Methylomirabilota bacterium genome. Proteins encoded here:
- a CDS encoding ABC transporter substrate-binding protein, with the protein product MIFRIFWLGILCLGVALPVSLRASEGQPVNRVRDTLETALRILKDPALQGPENEAARKQQVRQLIADRFNYLEMAERSLNSHWGELTRKQRQEFVSLFGDLFERSYSRMILHSLPDQRITYTGESMNGTHALVNTILVDKRGDRLPVDYQLERRKGRWELFDVVIDGVSIVSNYQSQFNRIIETTSFDSLVKKMRVKQQEE